Part of the Halorhabdus utahensis DSM 12940 genome, TTGTACTATCCGGAGACGCTCGACAGTATCGGGGGGATTGTGTCGGTTAGCGATCGTCGGAGGTGTTTCCGCCGACGATAGATCGATCTCAGCCCCGATCAGGTACTGATTGGCCGGCGAGTGGGCCGAGTTTGAGACCGATGACGATCACGACCAGGGCGATCGCCAGCCCGATCTGGAGCAACATTGCGGTCCCGATCGTCGTCGCCTCGGCGATCACCCCGACGGTGGCCGGGGCGATAAAGAAGCCGGTCTGGGCCGAGACGTTGGCGACGACGTTCACCGGGCCGGTAAAGGAGGGTTTGGACTCGATGCCCATCGAGATGAGTGTCGGGAACAACCCAGAGATGAAAAAGCCGATCACGAAGATGAGCGCAAGCAGTCCGGGCCCGGAGGCGAGGACAAGTGCCGCGTACATCGTGACGACGAGGACCACCCCGACACCGACGAGTACGTCGGTGAACCGATAGCGCTCGGCCAGGTAGCTGAAGGTGAGTCGGCCGGGGACGTACGCCGCCAGATAGATCGACAGCGTGAGATTGGCGACGTTTTCGCTGAACAGTCCCTCCGCGTAATAGGGCAGCCAGTTGAAGAAGACGCTCTCCATGCTGCCGACGAAGACCAGCGCGATCGCCATCCCGTAGATCGGTGGCTCTCGGAGGAGGACTTTCACGTCGTCGAGTTCGAGCGATCGTTCCTCCTCGAGTGATTCGGGGCGGTCGAGTCGCCAGAGGGCCACCAGGATCGGAACCAAGGCGATCGCAAGCACGAGGTACGTCACTCGCCAGGAGAATTCCCACATCACGACCGTCACTACCAGCGGCCCGATCGTCGCGCCGATAGCCCAGACCATCGTATGGAGACTCATGACCCGTGCCCGTGAGTTCGGATAGAGGTGGCTCAGCACAGACCGATCGAGCGACCGGAAGATGCCCGTCGAGAAAC contains:
- a CDS encoding MFS transporter produces the protein MSQQASRRAWTVVLFAFVAIDGAIIQARGALVPVFKDVFPVTESQLGLVTPVGTVGFVLAMLIFGTASGRIDIKRFLVISVAATIGSVLLLGLSPTYLLLLVFFGIRSFSTGIFRSLDRSVLSHLYPNSRARVMSLHTMVWAIGATIGPLVVTVVMWEFSWRVTYLVLAIALVPILVALWRLDRPESLEEERSLELDDVKVLLREPPIYGMAIALVFVGSMESVFFNWLPYYAEGLFSENVANLTLSIYLAAYVPGRLTFSYLAERYRFTDVLVGVGVVLVVTMYAALVLASGPGLLALIFVIGFFISGLFPTLISMGIESKPSFTGPVNVVANVSAQTGFFIAPATVGVIAEATTIGTAMLLQIGLAIALVVIVIGLKLGPLAGQSVPDRG